A stretch of the Malus sylvestris chromosome 10, drMalSylv7.2, whole genome shotgun sequence genome encodes the following:
- the LOC126587933 gene encoding G-type lectin S-receptor-like serine/threonine-protein kinase RKS1 isoform X1, with amino-acid sequence MPRKMVFKLLLHVVFLLLIVLFPFCTSIDTIAFNQQVKDGDFIVSKEGNVELGFFSPGNSSSRYVGIWFAQKYEKGQKVVVWVANRNNPINDTSGVLTIDRHGNLVLYALENISIWSAYVSVQTRSTSVAQLLDSGNLVLFQDNRSDSFIWQSFDYPTDTLLPGMKVGLNWKKGLEWILTSWKSEDDPSTGDYSYRLFSNQTAIPHYFVYKGLAKYWRSNPGPWPNYVSNSEEKYYFLVNDNTSVIRTVLRHYGSYQQLRWNDGDDEWEELWEVPKYRCDKYGQCGPNSRCSPENILFECECLPGYEPKSVNNWNRRDGSDGCVSKRIGVSKCGNGDEFVKVVRVKDPDTSRAAQLLTNISANECEQVCLSNCSCTAYLRAEWEGRSDCLFWYGDLMDILVRTELGRDIYVRVDKVELDQNTRKSKGFLRRRGLLAIPIVFVLMAFVLIIVFACWKLKKKRKTEDFVGADELEATRRHPELQLFDLSTIIAATDNFSPTSELGRGGFGTVYKGQLPNDQIIAIKRLSRTSGQGVEEFKNEVALIARLQHRNLVKLLGCCIKGEERMLVLEHLPNKSLDSFLFDHRKRSLLDWKKRFEIINGVARGILYLHQDSRLRIIHRDLKTSNILLDSEMNPKISDFGMARIFHGDQLQDKTNRVVGTYGYMSPEYVVFGRFSTKSDVFSFGIILLEIISSKKNNGVYQDDHSINLIGNVWQLWREGRPLEIVDSSLESFPSDEVMRCIQVGLLCVEEDSKDRPSMSTVVFMLSGETSPPSPKQPAFVFRKSSCDDADPLIPKGSDSMNGLTITAFEAR; translated from the exons ATGCCCAGAAAAATGGTTTTCAAACTACTTTTGCATGTTGTCTTCCTTCTCCTCATCGTCCTCTTCCCATTCTGCACATCCATAGACACCATAGCATTCAACCAACAGGTCAAAGATGGTGACTTCATAGTGTCGAAAGAAGGCAACGTTGAACTGGGATTCTTCAGCCCCGGCAACTCCAGCTCCCGCTACGTCGGAATTTGGTTTGCTCAAAAATATGAAAAGGGGCAGAAGGTAGTGGTTTGGGTTGCAAACAGAAACAACCCCATCAATGATACCTCTGGTGTGCTCACAATTGACAGGCATGGAAATTTAGTTCTTTATGCTCTTGAGAATATTTCTATTTGGTCTGCTTACGTGTCGGTTCAAACCAGAAGCACTTCTGTGGCTCAGCTTTTGGATTCGGGAAACTTAGTGCTTTTCCAGGACAATAGAAGTGATAGCTTTATATGGCAGAGTTTTGATTATCCAACTGACACTTTACTTCCAGGAATGAAAGTTGGGTTGAATTGGAAAAAAGGGTTGGAATGGATCTTAACATCTTGGAAATCAGAAGATGACCCTTCAACCGGGGACTATAGTTATCGGCTTTTTTCGAATCAGACTGCCATTCCACATTATTTTGTGTACAAGGGTTTAGCTAAGTATTGGAGATCTAATCCCGGGCCATGGCCTAATTATGTGAGCAATAGCGAAGAGAAGTATTATTTCCTTGTAAATGATAACACATCTGTAATTAGAACTGTGTTGAGGCACTATGGTTCATATCAACAACTGAGATGgaatgatggtgatgatgaatGGGAGGAACTCTGGGAGGTGCCAAAATATCGGTGTGACAAGTATGGACAGTGTGGTCCTAACAGCAGATGTAGCCCTGAAAATATTTTGTTTGAGTGTGAGTGTCTTCCAGGGTATGAACCAAAATCTGTGAATAATTGGAACCGGAGAGATGGGTCGGATGGGTGCGTGAGTAAGCGAATTGGGGTGTCAAAGTGTGGGAATGGAGATGAGTTTGTAAAGGTGGTGCGTGTTAAAGATCCAGACACGTCGAGAGCAGCACAGTTGTTAACAAATATCAGTGCAAATGAGTGTGAGCAAGTGTGCTTGAGCAATTGTTCCTGCACAGCATATCTGAGAGCAGAATGGGAAGGGCGGAGTGATTGCTTGTTTTGGTATGGTGATTTGATGGACATCTTAGTGCGGACAGAGTTGGGACGAGATATATATGTTCGTGTGGACAAAGTCGAATTAG ATCAGAATACTAGAAAATCGAAAGGTTTTCTGAGACGGAGGGGTTTGCTTGCTATTCCAATTGTTTTTGTTCTTATGGCATTTGTACTAATCATTGTGTTTGCCTGCTGGAAGCttaagaaaaagaggaagacaGAAG ACTTCGTGGGGGCAGATGAACTTGAAGCAACTAGGAGACACCCCGAGTTGCAACTTTTCGATCTGAGCACTATAATAGCAGCCACAGACAACTTTTCGCCCACCAGTGAACTTGGCCGAGGTGGTTTTGGGACTGTTTATAAG GGTCAGTTACCAAATGATCAGATTATTGCTATAAAAAGATTGTCAAGAACGTCAGGACAAGGGGTTGAAGAATTCAAAAATGAAGTTGCGCTGATAGCGAGACTTCAGCACAGGAATCTCGTGAAACTTTTAGGCTGTTGTATAAAGGGAGAAGAAAGGATGTTAGTCCTCGAACACTTGCCAAACAAAAGCTTGGACTCCTTTCTTTTTG ATCACAGAAAAAGGTCCTTGTTGGATTGGAAAAAACGCTTTGAAATCATCAACGGGGTTGCTCGTGGAATTTTGTATCTTCATCAGGACTCAAGACTTAGAATTATCCATAGGGATCTAAAAACCAGCAACATTCTTCTAGATTCTGagatgaacccaaaaatttcagatTTCGGTATGGCAAGAATCTTCCATGGAGACCAACTGCAAGACAAAACCAACAGAGTTGTTGGAACATA TGGCTATATGTCACCCGAGTACGTAGTGTTTGGGAGATTTTCAACCAAATCGGATGTTTTTAGTTTTGGGATCATATTATTGGAGATTATAAGCAGCAAGAAAAACAACGGTGTTTATCAGGATGATCATTCCATAAACTTGATAGGAAAT GTTTGGCAGCTGTGGAGAGAAGGCAGACCCTTAGAAATTGTGGATTCGTCACTAGAGTCATTTCCGTCGGATGAAGTAATGCGATGCATTCAAGTTGGGCTCTTGTGCGTGGAAGAAGATTCGAAGGACCGACCATCAATGTCAACCGTTGTTTTCATGTTGAGTGGTGAAACATCTCCACCATCTCCTAAACAGCCTGCATTTGTCTTCAGAAAAAGTTCTTGTGATGATGCTGATCCATTAATTCCGAAAGGATCAGATTCTATGAACGGCTTGACAATAACTGCATTTGAAGCTCGTTAG
- the LOC126587933 gene encoding G-type lectin S-receptor-like serine/threonine-protein kinase RKS1 isoform X2, with protein sequence MPRKMVFKLLLHVVFLLLIVLFPFCTSIDTIAFNQQVKDGDFIVSKEGNVELGFFSPGNSSSRYVGIWFAQKYEKGQKVVVWVANRNNPINDTSGVLTIDRHGNLVLYALENISIWSAYVSVQTRSTSVAQLLDSGNLVLFQDNRSDSFIWQSFDYPTDTLLPGMKVGLNWKKGLEWILTSWKSEDDPSTGDYSYRLFSNQTAIPHYFVYKGLAKYWRSNPGPWPNYVSNSEEKYYFLVNDNTSVIRTVLRHYGSYQQLRWNDGDDEWEELWEVPKYRCDKYGQCGPNSRCSPENILFECECLPGYEPKSVNNWNRRDGSDGCVSKRIGVSKCGNGDEFVKVVRVKDPDTSRAAQLLTNISANECEQVCLSNCSCTAYLRAEWEGRSDCLFWYGDLMDILVRTELGRDIYVRVDKVELDQNTRKSKGFLRRRGLLAIPIVFVLMAFVLIIVFACWKLKKKRKTEDFVGADELEATRRHPELQLFDLSTIIAATDNFSPTSELGRGGFGTVYKLPNDQIIAIKRLSRTSGQGVEEFKNEVALIARLQHRNLVKLLGCCIKGEERMLVLEHLPNKSLDSFLFDHRKRSLLDWKKRFEIINGVARGILYLHQDSRLRIIHRDLKTSNILLDSEMNPKISDFGMARIFHGDQLQDKTNRVVGTYGYMSPEYVVFGRFSTKSDVFSFGIILLEIISSKKNNGVYQDDHSINLIGNVWQLWREGRPLEIVDSSLESFPSDEVMRCIQVGLLCVEEDSKDRPSMSTVVFMLSGETSPPSPKQPAFVFRKSSCDDADPLIPKGSDSMNGLTITAFEAR encoded by the exons ATGCCCAGAAAAATGGTTTTCAAACTACTTTTGCATGTTGTCTTCCTTCTCCTCATCGTCCTCTTCCCATTCTGCACATCCATAGACACCATAGCATTCAACCAACAGGTCAAAGATGGTGACTTCATAGTGTCGAAAGAAGGCAACGTTGAACTGGGATTCTTCAGCCCCGGCAACTCCAGCTCCCGCTACGTCGGAATTTGGTTTGCTCAAAAATATGAAAAGGGGCAGAAGGTAGTGGTTTGGGTTGCAAACAGAAACAACCCCATCAATGATACCTCTGGTGTGCTCACAATTGACAGGCATGGAAATTTAGTTCTTTATGCTCTTGAGAATATTTCTATTTGGTCTGCTTACGTGTCGGTTCAAACCAGAAGCACTTCTGTGGCTCAGCTTTTGGATTCGGGAAACTTAGTGCTTTTCCAGGACAATAGAAGTGATAGCTTTATATGGCAGAGTTTTGATTATCCAACTGACACTTTACTTCCAGGAATGAAAGTTGGGTTGAATTGGAAAAAAGGGTTGGAATGGATCTTAACATCTTGGAAATCAGAAGATGACCCTTCAACCGGGGACTATAGTTATCGGCTTTTTTCGAATCAGACTGCCATTCCACATTATTTTGTGTACAAGGGTTTAGCTAAGTATTGGAGATCTAATCCCGGGCCATGGCCTAATTATGTGAGCAATAGCGAAGAGAAGTATTATTTCCTTGTAAATGATAACACATCTGTAATTAGAACTGTGTTGAGGCACTATGGTTCATATCAACAACTGAGATGgaatgatggtgatgatgaatGGGAGGAACTCTGGGAGGTGCCAAAATATCGGTGTGACAAGTATGGACAGTGTGGTCCTAACAGCAGATGTAGCCCTGAAAATATTTTGTTTGAGTGTGAGTGTCTTCCAGGGTATGAACCAAAATCTGTGAATAATTGGAACCGGAGAGATGGGTCGGATGGGTGCGTGAGTAAGCGAATTGGGGTGTCAAAGTGTGGGAATGGAGATGAGTTTGTAAAGGTGGTGCGTGTTAAAGATCCAGACACGTCGAGAGCAGCACAGTTGTTAACAAATATCAGTGCAAATGAGTGTGAGCAAGTGTGCTTGAGCAATTGTTCCTGCACAGCATATCTGAGAGCAGAATGGGAAGGGCGGAGTGATTGCTTGTTTTGGTATGGTGATTTGATGGACATCTTAGTGCGGACAGAGTTGGGACGAGATATATATGTTCGTGTGGACAAAGTCGAATTAG ATCAGAATACTAGAAAATCGAAAGGTTTTCTGAGACGGAGGGGTTTGCTTGCTATTCCAATTGTTTTTGTTCTTATGGCATTTGTACTAATCATTGTGTTTGCCTGCTGGAAGCttaagaaaaagaggaagacaGAAG ACTTCGTGGGGGCAGATGAACTTGAAGCAACTAGGAGACACCCCGAGTTGCAACTTTTCGATCTGAGCACTATAATAGCAGCCACAGACAACTTTTCGCCCACCAGTGAACTTGGCCGAGGTGGTTTTGGGACTGTTTATAAG TTACCAAATGATCAGATTATTGCTATAAAAAGATTGTCAAGAACGTCAGGACAAGGGGTTGAAGAATTCAAAAATGAAGTTGCGCTGATAGCGAGACTTCAGCACAGGAATCTCGTGAAACTTTTAGGCTGTTGTATAAAGGGAGAAGAAAGGATGTTAGTCCTCGAACACTTGCCAAACAAAAGCTTGGACTCCTTTCTTTTTG ATCACAGAAAAAGGTCCTTGTTGGATTGGAAAAAACGCTTTGAAATCATCAACGGGGTTGCTCGTGGAATTTTGTATCTTCATCAGGACTCAAGACTTAGAATTATCCATAGGGATCTAAAAACCAGCAACATTCTTCTAGATTCTGagatgaacccaaaaatttcagatTTCGGTATGGCAAGAATCTTCCATGGAGACCAACTGCAAGACAAAACCAACAGAGTTGTTGGAACATA TGGCTATATGTCACCCGAGTACGTAGTGTTTGGGAGATTTTCAACCAAATCGGATGTTTTTAGTTTTGGGATCATATTATTGGAGATTATAAGCAGCAAGAAAAACAACGGTGTTTATCAGGATGATCATTCCATAAACTTGATAGGAAAT GTTTGGCAGCTGTGGAGAGAAGGCAGACCCTTAGAAATTGTGGATTCGTCACTAGAGTCATTTCCGTCGGATGAAGTAATGCGATGCATTCAAGTTGGGCTCTTGTGCGTGGAAGAAGATTCGAAGGACCGACCATCAATGTCAACCGTTGTTTTCATGTTGAGTGGTGAAACATCTCCACCATCTCCTAAACAGCCTGCATTTGTCTTCAGAAAAAGTTCTTGTGATGATGCTGATCCATTAATTCCGAAAGGATCAGATTCTATGAACGGCTTGACAATAACTGCATTTGAAGCTCGTTAG
- the LOC126587931 gene encoding G-type lectin S-receptor-like serine/threonine-protein kinase At1g11410 — MQLVKRLLNVLVLHLLLVRLCSSLDTIKFDQPVGDGDFLVSKNETFVLGFFSPGTSTNRYVGIWYKFSEDRVVWVANRDNPINGSSGVLSMGSDGNLVLLANTSQGLVRLWSTNVLISSARNDNIFAQILDSGSLVLAQQGSQDVFWQSTDHPTHILLSNMKIGLDRRSGINRFLMCWKSDNDPGTGNVSLRMDLNGSPQLILYKNEAKWWRSGHWNGIQWGGIPAVQRNVVFKINFVNNKDEIAVQWTVLDPSIYSVITIDGMGTLNQLAWQGQQHQWVSLWSAPLDACDSYGKCGQFGNCNPYTNSGFNCTCYPGYEPTSPQDWDLRDGTGGCKRQKGSPSMCRNGEGFVKMKNVKVPDTSSIKLETNLSLEACEVECLRNCSCLAYASADVRNGGTGCMTWYKDLMDTKQFTEGGQDLYIRADAVVFAQYKKKSGAGFSSGKRRLAIILGASISVASLLILAVLCWFRKRSRKERGGQPELLNDPAAFGSRSYEDLPIRKEVDEHRGKTDLPFFDLTTVVAATENFSFANMLGHGGFGMVYKGNLADGQEIAVKRLSRNSGQGVDEFKNEVMLIAKLQHRNLVRLLGCCIDKEERMLIYEYMPNRSLDLFIFDKNRKSSLDWRKRFQIIIGIARGVLYLHQDSRLKIIHRDLKASNVLLDGSMNPKISDFGMARMFGDDQIEANTNRVVGTYGYMSPEYAMDGLYSTKSDVFSFGVLALEIISGRKNNFQFENPSLNLVGQIWDLWTEGKVLDIVDLSLNESYSTHEVMRCIQIGLLCVQEYATDRPTMLDVVFMLGNETTLPHPKKAAFSFKNSCPDCSTSRGASSVNDVTVTVIEAR; from the exons ATGCAGTTGGTGAAACGTCTGCTAAATGTTTTAGTTCTTCATCTCCTCCTTGTCCGGCTCTGCTCTTCCTTGGACACCATAAAATTTGATCAACCTGTTGGAGACGGTGATTTCTTGGTGTCCAAGAATGAGACCTTTGTCTTGGGGTTCTTTAGTCCCGGGACATCTACCAACCGCTATGTTGGAATTTGGTACAAGTTTTCAGAAGACAGGGTTGTGTGGGTGGCCAACAGAGATAATCCCATCAATGGCAGCTCAGGAGTTCTCTCAATGGGTTCTGATGGAAACCTAGTGCTGCTAGCCAATACTAGCCAAGGCCTTGTTCGTCTGTGGTCAACGAATGTTTTGATATCATCAGCACGCAACGATAATATTTTTGCCCAAATCCTTGATTCGGGAAGCCTTGTTTTGGCTCAACAAGGCAGCCAGGATGTTTTTTGGCAGAGCACTGATCACCCTACACATATTCTTCTTTCAAATATGAAAATCGGGTTGGACAGGAGAAGTGGCATCAACCGGTTCCTCATGTGTTGGAAATCGGACAATGATCCAGGGACAGGGAATGTTTCGTTGAGAATGGACCTGAATGGATCGCCTCAGTTGATCTTGTACAAGAATGAGGCTAAGTGGTGGAGGTCAGGACATTGGAACGGGATTCAATGGGGCGGCATACCTGCCGTGCAGCGGAACGTTGTGTTTAAGATCAATTTTGTGAACAACAAAGATGAAATTGCTGTGCAGTGGACTGTTCTCGACCCTTCAATTTACTCGGTGATCACAATAGATGGGATGGGAACACTCAACCAGCTAGCATGGCAGGGGCAACAGCACCAGTGGGTTTCGCTTTGGTCAGCGCCATTGGATGCCTGTGACAGCTATGGCAAGTGTGGTCAGTTTGGCAATTGCAATCCCTACACTAACAGTGGGTTCAACTGCACATGCTACCCCGGGTATGAACCAACCTCACCGCAGGATTGGGATTTGAGAGACGGAACAGGTGGGTGCAAGAGGCAGAAGGGGTCGCCGTCCATGTGCAGGAACGGCGAGGGATTTGTGAAGATGAAAAATGTAAAGGTTCCAGACACGTCCTCCATAAAATTGGAGACGAATTTGAGCTTGGAAGCGTGCGAGGTGGAGTGCTTGAGGAACTGCTCGTGCTTAGCGTATGCGAGTGCAGATGTGAGGAATGGAGGTACTGGATGCATGACATGGTATAAAGATTTGATGGATACTAAGCAGTTCACAGAAGGCGGGCAAGATTTGTACATTCGCGCAGATGCAGTAGTTTTTG CTCAGTATAAAAAGAAGTCAGGAGCAGGGTTTTCTTCCGGAAAAAGGCGACTGGCTATTATATTAGGAGCGTCAATTTCTGTCGCCTCATTGCTCATCCTCGCAGTTTTATGTTGGTTCAGGAAAAGAAGCAGGAAAG AAAGAGGAGGACAACCTGAACTGCTGAATGATCCCGCTGCTTTTGGTTCACGAAGCTATGAAGATTTGCCAATAAGAAAAGAGGTTGATGAACACAGAGGAAAAACAGATTTACCTTTTTTCGATTTAACCACCGTGGTTGCAGCCACAGAAAATTTCTCTTTTGCTAATATGCTTGGACATGGTGGCTTCGGCATGGTATATAAG GGAAATCTAGCTGATGGACAGGAAATAGCTGTCAAAAGATTATCGAGAAATTCAGGACAAGGTGTAGacgaattcaagaatgaagtcaTGCTTATAGCAAAACTCCAGCATAGAAACCTTGTGAGGCTTTTGGGTTGCTGCATAGATAAAGAAGAGAGGATGTTAATCTACGAATACATGCCGAATCGCAGCTTGGACTTATTCATTTTTG ATAAAAACAGAAAGTCGTCGTTAGACTGGAGAAAGCGATTTCAAATTATCATTGGGATTGCTCGAGGCGTCctatatcttcatcaagattcgAGACTAAAAATAATTCACAGGGATTTGAAAGCAAGCAATGTTTTACTGGATGGTTCAATGAACCCAAAAATATCAGATTTTGGCATGGCAAGAATGTTCGGGGATGACCAGATTGAAGCCAACACGAATAGAGTTGTTGGCACCTA TGGTTACATGTCACCGGAGTATGCTATGGATGGGCTATATTCCACAAAATCTGATGTGTTTAGCTTCGGAGTCTTGGCACTAGAGATCATTAGCGGCAGGAAGAACAATTTCCAATTTGAAAACCCCTCTCTGAATTTGGTTGGACAA ATATGGGACTTGTGGACAGAAGGAAAAGTCTTGGACATAGTTGATTTATCACTGAACGAGTCATATTCGACTCATGAAGTTATGAGATGCATTCAGATTGGGCTCTTGTGCGTGCAAGAATACGCAACAGACCGACCGACCATGTTAGATGTTGTGTTCATGCTAGGGAACGAAACGACTCTTCCACATCCCAAAAAGGCAGCGTTTAGCTTCAAAAACAGCTGTCCGGATTGTTCAACTTCTAGGGGAGCTTCTTCTGTAAATGATGTAACAGTCACAGTTATTGAAGCTCGTTGA
- the LOC126587932 gene encoding G-type lectin S-receptor-like serine/threonine-protein kinase RKS1, giving the protein MFMNFTEGVIVTTLVQIVLLIRCCASTDSIAADQAIKDGEVLVSSGEVFELGFFSPGKSTKRYVGIWYKKDVENRVVWVANRDNPVNDTSGVLSIGTHGNLFVYAKNRSNIPLWSTKSGVSISSLSSEHGPIYKAQLLDTGNFVLVEQQQDSEKVAWQSFDYPTHVQLPFMKLGIDKRTGLNRFLTSWKSEDDPRTGNYTYRIDPDGAPQIVVNKGNIRLWRSGNWNMNRGWWNGKTTVQGGLEIYTTNDENEITIMWDVVNPSIISRIIVMDSSGSIKELIWYQQKQGWNLVWSEPLNKCDSYGWCGAFGRCDPFGTYGLSEFECKCLPGFQPSLEVEWNMKNASSGCVRKHEACRNGERFIKVANMRTPDTSWALVDTNSSWKQCKDECLRNCSCLAYTKLRVGIGCLTWYGNLIDTRDNAQGVGDELYIRVDALEYAQYAKKPKSFLAKKGMLPVLVVSIAMVSSFIFVGCCLCLKRKRKGSSKEKKEDDSKAHHDLPFYDLKSLVAATENFSAANKLGEGGFGSVYKGLLANGQEVAVKQLSKDSGQGLEQFKNEVMLIAKLQHRNLVRLVGCCIQAEEKMLIYEYLPNKSLDLFIFDKSRSSLLDWEKRIEIIVGIARGVLYLHHDSRLKVIHRDLKASNVLLDSAMNPKISDFGLAKMFGEDQIIAKTNRVVGTYGYMSPEYAMGGRYSTKSDVFSFGVILLEIISGKRNTSYDDESHSPNLIGQIWDMWTEKQALGIVDPSLDQSYPAHEVSRCIQIGLLCVQESALDRPTMSEVVFMLCNETTLPCPKKPAFILQSTDPNKEASRGEIRSLNDLTITVVEAR; this is encoded by the exons ATGTTCATGAATTTTACAGAAGGAGTGATTGTTACAACACTTGTTCAAATCGTTCTTCTCATCCGGTGCTGCGCTTCAACGGATAGCATAGCAGCTGACCAAGCCATCAAGGATGGCGAAGTTCTCGTCTCGAGTGGGGAAGTGTTTGAGCTTGGGTTCTTTAGCCCTGGGAAATCCACGAAGCGATACGTTGGAATTTGGTACAAGAAAGATGTAGAAAACAGAGTTGTGTGGGTCGCAAACAGAGACAATCCGGTCAATGACACTTCAGGAGTCCTCTCAATCGGTACGCATGGAAACCTTTTCGTCTATGCGAAAAACAGAAGTAATATCCCTCTCTGGTCTACCAAATCCGGGGTTTCAATTTCATCGTTATCATCCGAACATGGTCCTATTTACAAAGCTCAGCTCCTAGACACTGGAAACTTCGTTTTGGTTGAGCAACAACAAGACAGCGAAAAGGTAGCATGGCAAAGCTTCGATTACCCCACGCATGTGCAGCTACCATTTATGAAACTTGGTATTGATAAGCGGACAGGATTGAACCGGTTCCTGACTTCCTGGAAGTCGGAAGATGATCCCAGAACAGGGAATTACACCTACAGGATTGACCCAGATGGAGCTCCCCAGATTGTGGTGAACAAGGGTAACATCCGATTGTGGCGGTCCGGTAATTGGAATATGAATAGGGGGTGGTGGAATGGTAAAACCACAGTGCAAGGTGGCCTTGAAATCTACACTACAAATGATGAGAATGAGATCACAATAATGTGGGACGTTGTCAACCCTTCGATCATCTCAAGAATAATAGTGATGGACAGTTCTGGATCAATCAAAGAACTTATATGGTATCAACAAAAGCAGGGGTGGAACCTAGTCTGGTCTGAACCCTTGAACAAATGCGACTCTTATGGCTGGTGTGGAGCATTCGGCAGATGTGACCCCTTTGGAACTTATGGCTTGAGCGAGTTCGAGTGCAAATGCCTCCCAGGGTTTCAACCCTCGTTGGAAGTTGAGTGGAACATGAAAAATGCATCGAGTGGCTGTGTGAGGAAGCACGAGGCATGCAGAAATGGCGAACGTTTCATCAAAGTTGCCAACATGAGAACTCCTGACACATCATGGGCACTGGTGGATACGAATTCAAGTTGGAAACAATGTAAGGATGAGTGCTTGAGAAATTGCTCTTGCTTGGCATACACAAAATTACGAGTTGGCATTGGCTGCCTGACATGGTATGGGAATTTAATAGATACTCGAGATAATGCCCAAGGGGTTGGTGACGAGCTTTACATTCGCGTGGATGCACTTGAGTATG CCCAATACGCAAAAAAGCCGAAGAGTTTTCTTGCCAAAAAGGGAATGCTGCCGGTTTTGGTAGTATCTATTGCTATGGTATCCTCCTTCATTTTCGTCGGATGTTGTTTGTGtttaaagagaaagagaaaag GATcttcaaaggaaaaaaaggaagatgATAGTAAAGCTCATCATGACCTACCATTTTATGACCTAAAAAGCTTAGTTGCTGCCACGGAAAATTTCTCTGCTGCTAACAAGCTCGGCGAAGGTGGATTCGGCTCAGTCTATAAG GGTTTACTAGCTAATGGACAAGAGGTTGCTGTGAAACAATTATCAAAGGATTCGGGGCAAGGTTTAGAACAATTTAAGAATGAGGTTATGTTGATCGCAAAACTTCAGCACAGGAACCTGGTGAGGCTTGTAGGTTGCTGCATCCAGGCAGAAGAGAAGATGTTGATCTATGAATACTTACCAAACAAAAGCCTGGACCTTTTCATATTTG ATAAAAGTAGAAGCTCATTGTTGGACTGGGAAAAGCGTATTGAGATTATCGTTGGAATCGCTCGAGGAGTCTTATACCTTCATCATGACTCAAGACTGAAAGTCATCCACAGGGATCTAAAAGCTAGCAATGTTCTATTGGATTCAGCAATGAACCCCAAGATCTCAGATTTTGGACTGGCGAAAATGTTTGGGGAAGACCAAATCATAGCGAAAACAAACAGAGTGGTTGGAACATA TGGCTACATGTCACCGGAATATGCAATGGGAGGCCGATATTCGACAAAATCAGATGTTTTTAGCTTTGGTGTCATACTGCTAGAGATCATTAGTGGCAAAAGGAACACGAGTTATGATGATGAAAGTCACTCCCCAAATTTGATTGGACAA ATTTGGGATATGTGGACGGAGAAGCAAGCATTAGGTATAGTCGATCCATCATTGGATCAGTCATATCCTGCACATGAGGTTTCGCGATGCATCCAGATCGGGCTACTTTGCGTGCAAGAAAGTGCATTGGATAGGCCAACCATGTCGGAAGTTGTTTTCATGTTGTGTAATGAAACAACTCTTCCCTGTCCCAAGAAACCTGCATTTATATTACAATCCACAGATCCAAACAAGGAAGCATCAAGAGGAGAAATTCGTTCGCTAAATGACTTAACAATAACCGTGGTTGAAGCGCGGTAA